A region from the Nonlabens sp. YIK11 genome encodes:
- a CDS encoding helix-turn-helix transcriptional regulator codes for MGQDISIEAQRFKMVREGLGKTQAEFAQMLDAGSSTADIERGKKKITGKIVTELLRQFNINPLWLYGNSYNKHLETSQSTAPKIITMDVSERENMIMVPIKASAGYANNLQDTDWFNELPAFNIPLPQYREGSYRAFQVKGDSMLPVLQPNEWVMGRAVESLRQANDGKIHVVVTSDTVVVKKLRKDSQERVMLISLNNEYPIIEQDVAEISELWEVNSKLSFDLDVHEGQEAMISLKQGLDSLRDEIASIKKGT; via the coding sequence ATGGGACAAGATATTTCTATAGAGGCACAGCGCTTCAAAATGGTACGTGAAGGCCTAGGTAAAACGCAGGCCGAGTTTGCACAAATGCTAGATGCGGGATCATCCACGGCAGACATTGAACGTGGTAAAAAGAAGATCACGGGTAAGATCGTGACCGAGCTGTTACGCCAGTTCAACATCAACCCTTTATGGTTGTATGGAAATAGTTATAACAAGCATCTGGAAACCAGCCAAAGCACGGCTCCCAAAATCATCACCATGGATGTAAGTGAGCGAGAGAATATGATTATGGTGCCTATCAAGGCTAGTGCTGGTTATGCCAATAATCTACAGGATACGGACTGGTTCAATGAGTTGCCGGCTTTTAATATACCGTTACCACAATATAGAGAAGGAAGTTACCGCGCATTCCAGGTAAAGGGCGATAGCATGTTGCCCGTTTTACAGCCTAATGAATGGGTGATGGGTCGTGCGGTAGAAAGCTTACGCCAGGCAAACGACGGTAAGATCCATGTCGTTGTTACCAGTGACACTGTCGTTGTAAAGAAGTTGCGTAAAGATTCACAAGAGCGCGTGATGCTTATTTCCCTGAACAATGAATATCCTATTATCGAGCAGGACGTGGCAGAGATATCTGAACTTTGGGAAGTCAATTCAAAATTGAGTTTTGACCTGGATGTTCATGAAGGCCAAGAGGCGATGATATCGCTCAAACAAGGACTCGATAGTTTAAGAGACGAGATTGCAAGCATAAAAAAAGGAACCTGA
- a CDS encoding DUF2461 domain-containing protein, protein MSFHKMFSFLRELQKNNNKEWMDAHRDTYEEVRDWYKCWLNELDAELGKIDKDYHSTEGKRAINRINNNLLYHPNKPIYKDHFGAGLDLSENGKQGDFYIHLGTNGSFIAGGFYNPKKETLDSIRDAIDYNGAEFKKIMAKKSFMQTFGEMIEDENKLKTSPKGYSQDHEHIDLLRRKSFAVKHDVTQKEVMQDDFKEKCVEIYKEMLPFRKYLNKAVTV, encoded by the coding sequence ATGAGTTTTCATAAAATGTTTTCTTTCTTAAGAGAGCTACAAAAAAATAACAACAAGGAATGGATGGATGCACATCGCGACACCTATGAAGAAGTGCGCGACTGGTATAAATGCTGGCTCAATGAGCTGGATGCAGAACTAGGCAAAATAGACAAAGACTATCATTCTACCGAAGGCAAAAGAGCCATCAACCGTATCAACAATAATCTACTTTATCATCCCAATAAACCTATATATAAAGACCATTTTGGCGCTGGACTGGATCTATCAGAAAATGGTAAACAAGGTGATTTTTATATCCATTTAGGAACCAATGGCTCTTTTATCGCTGGCGGTTTTTACAATCCCAAAAAGGAAACCCTTGACTCAATACGCGACGCTATCGACTATAATGGTGCCGAATTCAAGAAGATCATGGCTAAAAAGTCTTTTATGCAAACCTTTGGTGAAATGATTGAAGATGAGAATAAACTCAAGACCTCGCCCAAGGGCTATTCACAAGATCATGAACACATAGATCTACTGCGACGTAAGAGTTTTGCAGTAAAACATGATGTGACTCAAAAAGAAGTCATGCAGGATGATTTCAAGGAAAAGTGTGTAGAGATATACAAGGAAATGTTGCCTTTTAGAAAATATCTCAATAAGGCCGTGACGGTTTAA
- a CDS encoding carboxypeptidase-like regulatory domain-containing protein, with translation MKNLLLLSLLCTAVLSNAQKITLLDSISKEPVSFATISFGNGKGTFADGDGVFTLSRKRYPDVDSLTVSSIGYEDLKVATANVVDELYMNPSTAQMDAIVVLAKLEGKFKEEEIDAIVHDNYFDCWLPTVESEIAVKFERQDGRRTLIKTLQIPVVLEESQASKKGKLRAFSTMFRVQFYNVNGDGSPTRQSNYPAQTFVITQETDEIHELDVEELGIQIPENGIFAAIQVLGYTYPDGRLIDAKKYREIKTRRGMEKVSTTYRPLLPFTDEIDGKQTWVRRIFFNNKTWQLFDLTYNPNSKLVRSGHDNYGMGAVLKVYEPKD, from the coding sequence ATGAAGAACTTATTACTTCTTAGCTTACTTTGTACTGCCGTTCTCTCGAACGCACAAAAGATCACGCTCTTGGACTCGATTTCAAAAGAGCCGGTTTCTTTTGCGACCATCAGCTTTGGTAATGGGAAAGGCACCTTTGCAGATGGCGATGGAGTGTTTACGCTTTCGCGAAAGCGATATCCAGACGTAGATTCTCTAACAGTATCATCCATAGGTTATGAAGACTTGAAGGTTGCTACAGCAAATGTGGTTGATGAGCTGTACATGAATCCATCAACAGCGCAGATGGATGCGATTGTGGTACTTGCAAAACTGGAAGGAAAATTTAAGGAAGAAGAGATTGATGCGATCGTTCATGACAATTATTTTGATTGCTGGCTACCTACCGTAGAATCTGAAATTGCGGTAAAATTTGAACGACAGGATGGACGCCGCACATTGATCAAAACCCTACAAATACCGGTTGTTCTTGAAGAAAGTCAGGCCAGTAAAAAGGGAAAGCTGCGAGCATTTTCTACCATGTTTAGGGTGCAATTCTACAACGTCAACGGCGATGGTTCACCTACTAGACAATCCAATTATCCTGCGCAAACTTTTGTGATCACTCAAGAAACCGACGAGATCCATGAACTGGATGTAGAGGAACTGGGAATTCAAATTCCAGAAAACGGAATTTTTGCCGCTATTCAAGTGTTGGGATACACTTATCCGGATGGAAGATTGATAGACGCCAAAAAATATAGAGAGATCAAAACCCGCCGCGGTATGGAAAAAGTGTCCACGACCTATAGGCCACTCTTACCGTTTACCGATGAAATTGATGGTAAGCAAACCTGGGTACGTCGTATTTTTTTCAACAACAAAACCTGGCAGCTTTTTGACCTGACTTACAACCCCAACAGCAAGCTGGTAAGATCTGGTCATGACAATTACGGAATGGGTGCGGTTCTTAAGGTGTACGAGCCAAAAGATTAA
- a CDS encoding 3-deoxy-D-manno-octulosonic acid transferase — protein MLFLLPMPILKSLYDTGSAFAKAALPIAGFFNKKMKLGSQGRERSWDILDTKVKSTIPKIWVHVASLGEYEQVVPILEKLNRRKYQVVLTFFSPSGYENKKNTQLADVVCYLPIDAVSNVSKFMGLVEPSLAIMVKYEFWPNYLNALKSHKIPTILISGIFREKMSFHKWYGSWMTSSLEAFDHFFLQNESSLRELKKLGFENASVSGDTRFDRASQLIERDNRIPALEKFINGKPCLVVGSSWPKDIEVMKKWLVENDKTKEIKVIIAPHEVHEEKVTELENSLPFDTLRWTETKVHEKLLTSNKSVLVIDTIGLLTKIYSYADVAYVGGAMDNSGLHNILEAATFGVPVMIGKNYDKYPEAGKLEDLGGLFSISNAQDFADTVNKLFEDDFLREKTGMVCGHWVNSNTGATNHVLEHLKIIDEELITS, from the coding sequence ATGCTATTTTTACTGCCTATGCCTATTTTAAAAAGTTTGTATGATACGGGTTCCGCTTTCGCGAAAGCGGCACTTCCCATCGCAGGTTTCTTTAACAAGAAAATGAAGCTGGGATCACAAGGTCGGGAACGATCCTGGGACATTCTGGACACCAAAGTTAAGAGCACGATACCAAAAATCTGGGTGCACGTGGCTTCTCTAGGTGAATATGAACAAGTGGTACCGATCTTAGAAAAATTGAACCGAAGGAAATATCAGGTGGTACTCACCTTTTTCTCACCATCTGGATACGAGAATAAAAAGAACACCCAACTTGCTGATGTGGTTTGTTACCTGCCTATTGATGCGGTGTCAAACGTTTCAAAGTTTATGGGTCTGGTCGAGCCATCGCTGGCCATAATGGTCAAATATGAGTTCTGGCCCAATTATTTGAATGCGCTCAAGTCGCATAAAATTCCCACCATTCTAATAAGCGGAATCTTTAGAGAAAAGATGAGTTTCCATAAATGGTACGGCTCGTGGATGACCAGCTCTTTAGAAGCCTTTGACCATTTTTTCCTGCAAAATGAATCGTCCTTAAGAGAGCTCAAAAAGCTGGGTTTTGAAAACGCCAGTGTAAGTGGCGACACGAGATTTGATCGCGCCAGCCAGCTTATTGAACGAGATAATCGCATACCAGCATTGGAAAAATTCATCAACGGCAAGCCTTGTCTTGTGGTAGGCAGTAGCTGGCCCAAGGATATTGAGGTGATGAAAAAATGGCTTGTAGAGAATGACAAGACAAAAGAGATCAAAGTGATCATCGCACCGCATGAGGTGCATGAAGAAAAGGTAACAGAGTTAGAAAATAGTCTGCCCTTTGACACCTTGCGATGGACAGAAACCAAAGTTCACGAGAAGTTACTGACTTCCAACAAGAGCGTTCTTGTCATAGACACCATAGGATTACTCACTAAAATATACAGCTATGCAGATGTGGCCTATGTAGGTGGCGCCATGGATAATTCTGGCCTGCATAATATTTTAGAGGCAGCCACCTTTGGCGTTCCTGTTATGATCGGGAAGAATTATGACAAGTATCCTGAAGCTGGAAAACTGGAAGATCTAGGTGGACTTTTCTCCATATCTAACGCGCAGGATTTTGCAGATACGGTCAACAAGCTATTTGAGGATGATTTTTTAAGGGAGAAAACAGGCATGGTTTGTGGGCATTGGGTCAATAGCAACACCGGCGCGACAAATCACGTGCTCGAACACTTAAAAATCATTGATGAAGAACTTATTACTTCTTAG
- a CDS encoding DegT/DnrJ/EryC1/StrS family aminotransferase: MRKIQMVDLKGQYEKIKPEVDKNVMDVIETTAFINGPEVHAFQKELEEYLNVKHVIPCANGTDALQIAMMGLGLKPGDEVITADFTFAATVEVIALLQLTPVLVDVNPFDFNIDIEAVKRAITPKTKAIVPVHLFGLAANMDEIMKLAEENDLYVIEDNAQGIGANFMHSNGSKSKTGTIGHAGTTSFFPSKNLGCYGDGGAIFTNDDDLAHTIRGIVNHGMYERYHHDVVGVNSRLDSMQAAVLRIKLRHLNDYNDARRSAARKYTAAFAQEEKIITPLICDNCDCHVFHQYTLIIKDADRDALVKHLNEKGIPCGVYYPIPLHKQKAYQDERYNEADFPVTNKLVQECISLPMHTELDDEQIAFITKTVIDFVNG; this comes from the coding sequence ATGCGCAAGATTCAAATGGTAGACCTAAAAGGTCAGTATGAAAAGATCAAACCAGAAGTTGATAAAAACGTGATGGATGTCATTGAGACGACCGCTTTTATCAATGGACCAGAGGTACACGCTTTTCAAAAAGAACTCGAGGAATATCTCAACGTGAAACACGTGATTCCATGTGCCAACGGTACCGATGCCTTGCAAATTGCCATGATGGGATTGGGGCTCAAGCCTGGCGACGAGGTTATTACTGCAGATTTTACGTTTGCTGCCACGGTAGAAGTCATTGCATTGCTACAACTCACGCCGGTTCTAGTCGACGTGAATCCTTTTGATTTCAATATCGACATAGAGGCCGTTAAACGTGCTATTACTCCTAAAACGAAAGCCATCGTACCGGTGCATTTATTTGGTTTAGCAGCAAATATGGACGAGATCATGAAGCTTGCCGAAGAAAACGATCTTTATGTCATTGAGGACAACGCTCAAGGAATAGGTGCCAATTTCATGCATTCCAACGGTTCAAAGTCCAAAACGGGAACCATAGGCCATGCAGGAACGACTTCATTTTTCCCTTCTAAGAATCTAGGTTGTTACGGCGATGGTGGTGCTATTTTTACCAATGATGATGATCTAGCGCACACCATACGTGGGATTGTCAACCATGGTATGTATGAGCGATACCACCACGATGTGGTTGGTGTCAATTCAAGACTGGATTCCATGCAGGCGGCCGTGTTGCGCATTAAGTTGCGCCACTTGAACGATTACAATGACGCGAGACGCAGTGCAGCAAGAAAATACACCGCTGCTTTTGCGCAGGAAGAAAAAATCATCACACCGCTTATTTGCGATAACTGCGATTGCCACGTGTTCCATCAATATACCTTGATCATCAAGGATGCAGATCGCGACGCACTGGTCAAGCACTTGAATGAAAAAGGGATTCCATGTGGTGTCTATTACCCAATCCCGCTACACAAACAAAAAGCGTATCAGGACGAGCGCTACAACGAGGCTGATTTCCCTGTGACGAACAAGCTGGTTCAAGAATGTATCTCGTTGCCTATGCATACAGAGCTGGATGACGAGCAGATCGCTTTTATTACTAAAACCGTTATTGACTTTGTGAATGGGTAG
- a CDS encoding metal-dependent hydrolase family protein — protein MRHLFAFLFSVMLSFTAFAQQTTTFIHAGHLLDTKSGKWLDEMTIKVSGTEITDVSKGYAAIPQDVKYFDFKNQWVLPGLTDMHVHMETEYNPQAYISKFVDDPADVAYNSVAFAETTLMKGFTTVRDLGGSGINISLRDAINKGKLVGPRIFTAGKSIATTGGHADPTNGGNAAFMGNPGPREGVADGADQAREAVRHRYKNGADCIKITATGGVLSVAKNGSNPQFTVEEIKAITSTAADYGFHVAAHAHGDEGMRRAVEGGVKTIEHGTYMSEETMDLMKKMNCYLVPTITAGKEVAMKAEEDGFYPDIVVPKAKAVGPQIQGTFGRAYKRGVPIVFGTDAGVFKHGKNAMEFGYMVEAGMPAMEAIQSATITPAKILQMEDQIGQVQKGFFADIIAVSDNPEKNVATLNDVKFVMKDGEVYKD, from the coding sequence ATGAGACATCTATTTGCGTTTCTCTTTTCGGTAATGCTGAGTTTTACTGCGTTTGCCCAACAAACCACTACATTTATTCATGCAGGTCATTTACTGGACACAAAATCTGGTAAGTGGTTGGATGAGATGACGATCAAGGTGAGCGGTACTGAAATTACAGATGTTTCTAAAGGCTATGCCGCCATACCTCAAGATGTCAAATATTTTGATTTTAAAAACCAATGGGTACTGCCAGGCCTGACGGACATGCACGTCCACATGGAAACGGAATATAATCCACAGGCGTACATATCAAAATTTGTTGACGATCCAGCAGATGTGGCGTACAACTCGGTCGCTTTTGCAGAAACTACTTTGATGAAGGGATTTACAACCGTACGTGATTTAGGCGGTAGCGGTATCAACATTAGCTTGAGAGATGCCATCAATAAAGGAAAGCTAGTAGGTCCTAGAATCTTCACGGCTGGAAAATCCATCGCTACCACTGGCGGTCACGCAGATCCCACCAACGGTGGTAATGCAGCATTTATGGGAAATCCTGGACCACGTGAAGGAGTAGCCGATGGTGCTGACCAAGCTCGTGAAGCCGTGCGTCACCGCTATAAAAATGGTGCCGATTGCATTAAGATTACTGCTACTGGTGGCGTCTTGAGCGTCGCCAAAAATGGTAGCAATCCGCAATTTACTGTTGAAGAAATCAAAGCAATCACTAGCACCGCAGCAGATTATGGTTTTCACGTGGCGGCACATGCCCATGGTGATGAAGGAATGCGTCGCGCGGTAGAAGGTGGCGTTAAAACCATTGAGCATGGTACTTACATGAGCGAGGAAACTATGGACCTGATGAAAAAAATGAACTGTTATCTAGTTCCAACGATCACTGCCGGAAAAGAAGTCGCCATGAAAGCTGAAGAAGATGGTTTTTATCCAGACATCGTTGTGCCTAAAGCAAAAGCAGTTGGTCCGCAAATTCAGGGAACCTTCGGTCGTGCCTACAAACGTGGTGTACCTATCGTTTTTGGAACTGATGCAGGCGTGTTTAAGCACGGTAAAAACGCAATGGAGTTTGGTTATATGGTAGAAGCAGGAATGCCCGCCATGGAAGCGATTCAAAGTGCGACCATCACACCTGCGAAAATCCTACAGATGGAAGACCAGATAGGTCAAGTGCAAAAAGGCTTTTTTGCAGATATTATCGCTGTTTCAGATAATCCTGAAAAGAATGTGGCTACACTTAATGACGTCAAGTTTGTGATGAAAGACGGTGAGGTTTATAAGGATTAG
- a CDS encoding ABC1 kinase family protein — protein sequence MKTLDKIPTSKISRTTELVKTGVKIGGNYLKYYSKKAVYPGMDRSELDENNASDIYDGLKSLKGSALKVAQMLSMDKSLLPGAYVEKFSLAQFSVPPLSAPLVRKTFKRYQGAFPEEIYDTFSKDSINAASIGQVHKATKNGKELAVKIQYPGVADSISSDLAMVKPIAIKMFNLKGEDSKRYFAEVEDKLLEETDYNLEVEQSIAITEACSHIPHLHFPEYYPDLSSKRIITMDWMNGQHLSEFALTEFAQETGNKLGQTLWDFYMFQMHGLKAVHADPHPGNFLISENNELIAIDFGCIKQIPDEFYQPYFELAVPASINNPEIFEQKLYQLEILREDDSEKEVKYFSALFHEMLSLFTKPFQEETFNFADESFWDQISSLSEKYSNDKELRKMNGNRGSKHFLYINRTFFGLYNLLHDLKATVNTRDYVQYLKDKGFKNHPAL from the coding sequence ATGAAAACACTAGATAAAATACCCACCAGCAAAATAAGTCGCACAACAGAGCTTGTGAAGACTGGAGTGAAAATAGGTGGGAATTATCTTAAATATTATTCCAAGAAGGCTGTTTATCCAGGCATGGATCGCAGTGAGCTGGATGAAAATAATGCCAGCGATATTTATGACGGCTTGAAGAGTCTTAAGGGCAGCGCGCTCAAGGTCGCACAAATGCTGTCCATGGATAAAAGTTTATTGCCTGGCGCGTATGTAGAAAAGTTTAGCCTGGCTCAGTTTAGTGTGCCACCACTATCGGCACCGCTGGTACGCAAAACGTTCAAGCGCTATCAAGGAGCTTTTCCTGAAGAGATCTACGATACTTTTTCTAAGGATTCCATCAATGCCGCGAGCATTGGGCAAGTTCATAAAGCTACTAAAAACGGTAAGGAGCTCGCAGTTAAGATTCAGTATCCTGGTGTTGCAGATTCCATAAGTAGTGACCTTGCGATGGTAAAGCCTATTGCTATCAAGATGTTCAACTTAAAGGGTGAAGATTCCAAAAGATACTTTGCCGAGGTTGAAGACAAGCTCCTAGAAGAAACCGATTACAATCTTGAAGTTGAGCAAAGCATCGCTATAACTGAGGCTTGCTCGCACATACCTCATTTACATTTCCCTGAATACTACCCAGATCTATCCAGTAAACGCATCATCACGATGGACTGGATGAACGGCCAGCACTTGAGCGAATTTGCCCTAACCGAATTTGCTCAAGAAACTGGCAACAAACTGGGACAGACGTTATGGGATTTTTATATGTTCCAGATGCACGGCCTAAAAGCAGTTCATGCTGATCCACATCCTGGGAATTTCTTGATCTCAGAAAACAATGAGTTGATTGCGATTGACTTTGGTTGTATCAAGCAAATTCCAGATGAATTTTATCAGCCGTACTTTGAACTAGCGGTTCCTGCAAGTATCAATAATCCTGAAATCTTTGAGCAGAAACTTTATCAATTAGAGATTTTACGTGAGGACGATAGCGAGAAGGAAGTAAAGTATTTCTCTGCGTTGTTTCACGAGATGTTGAGTTTGTTTACCAAACCATTTCAAGAAGAAACCTTCAATTTTGCAGATGAATCCTTCTGGGATCAGATCAGTTCGCTTAGCGAGAAATACAGTAACGATAAAGAGTTGCGTAAAATGAATGGTAATCGTGGTAGCAAGCACTTTTTATACATTAACCGTACGTTCTTTGGTCTTTATAATTTGTTGCATGATCTAAAGGCAACCGTGAATACTCGGGATTATGTGCAGTATCTAAAAGACAAAGGATTTAAGAACCATCCAGCTTTATAA